Proteins encoded together in one Amblyomma americanum isolate KBUSLIRL-KWMA chromosome 1, ASM5285725v1, whole genome shotgun sequence window:
- the LOC144114047 gene encoding tubulin beta-4 chain-like has translation MTDEYRGKYVPRAILLDLEPGTMDSVRSGPFGQLFRPDNFIFGQSGAGNNWAKGHYTEGAELVDSVLDVVRKEAESCDCLQGFQLAHSLGGGTGSGMGTLLISKIREEYPDRIMNTFSVMPSPKVSDTVVEPYNATLSVHQLVENTDETYCIDNEALYDICFRTLKLTTPTYGDLNHLVSVTMSGVTTCIRFPGQLNADLRKLAVNMVPFPRLHFFMPGFAPLTSRGSQQYRALTVPELTQQMFDAKNMMAACDPRHGRYLTVATIFRGRMSMKEVEEQMLNVQNKNSSYFVEWIPNNVKTAVCDIPPRGLKMSATFIGNSTAIQELFKRISEQFTAMFRRKAFLHWYTGEGMDEMEFTEAESNMNDLVYEYQQIWAPGQGNIRD, from the exons ATGACGGACGAATACC GCGGCAAGTATGTTCCCCGTGCCATCCTCCTCGACTTGGAGCCAGGAACCATGGACTCCGTCAGATCGGGACCTTTCGGTCAACTGTTCAGGCCCGACAATTTCATATTCG GCCAGAGCGGCGCCggcaacaactgggccaagggccactacactgAGGGCGCCGAGTTGGTGGACTCCGTGCTGGACGTGGTGCGCAAGGAGGCAGAGAgctgcgactgcctgcagggcttccAGCTGGCCCATTCCCTGGGCGGAGGCACCGGCTCCGGCATGGGCAcgctgctcatctcgaagatccgggaGGAGTACCCGGAccgcatcatgaacaccttcaGCGTCATGCCCTCCCCGAAG GTCTCCGACaccgtcgtcgagccctacaacgCCACCCTGTCCGtgcaccagctggtggagaacaccgacgaaaCCTACTGCATTGACAACGAGGCGCtatacgacatctgcttccgaaCCCTGAAGCTCACCACTCCCACATACGGGGACCTCAACCACCTGGTTTCTGTCACAATGTCCGGAGTCACAACATGCATCAG GTTTCCCGGCCAGCTGAACGCTGACCTGCGCAAACTGGCTgtcaacatggtgcccttcccgcgTCTGCACTTCTTCATGCCCGGCTTCGCACCACTCACGTCCCGAGGCAGCCAACAGTACAGGGCGCTGACCGTGCCGGAGCTGACGCAGCAGATGTTCGACGCCAAGAACATGATGGCCGcctgcgacccccgccacggccGCTACCTGACGGTAGCCACCATCTTCCGCGGCCGCATGAGCATGAAGGAGGTCGAGGAACAGATGCTTAACGTCCAGAACAAGAACTCGAGCTACTTTGTCGAGTGGATCCCGAACAACGTCAAGACCGCCGTCTGCGACATCCCACCCCGTGGCCTCAAGATGTCTGCGACGTTCATCGGGAACAGCACGGCCATTCAGGAGCTGTTCAAGCGCATTTCAGAACAATTCACTG ccatgttccgccgcaaggccttctTGCACTGGTACACTGGGGAAGGCATGGACGAAATGGAATTCACCGAAGCAGAGTCCAACATGAATGACCTGGTGTACGAGTACCagca AATCTGGGCACCAGGCCAGGGCAACATTAGAGACTGA